One Candidatus Woesearchaeota archaeon DNA segment encodes these proteins:
- a CDS encoding CpaF family protein — MEKDESLTTLDSYKLNVFDTIVDITVSRSFSGFSFYNITIQNITPTTNVILQKIRDEFVTKVNLADVQITDESGFDAMRGQFKKEILVLIRKYFPNANRKTMDLLMNQIIRQNIGLGDIEILLKDANLEEIAINTSKEPLWVYHKKYGWLKTNILIPEENRIRHYATMIGRDVGKEITLLKPLLDAHLLTGDRVNATLYPISTKGNTITIRKFAEKPWTITDFIKSKTIDYETSAMIWLAVQNELSLLISGGTGSGKTSMLNVCSAFIPINQRIISIEDTREITLPSDLHWVPLETRLPNPEGKGEITMLDLVVNSLRMRPDRIIMGEIRRKREAEVLFEAMHTGHSVYGTLHANNVEETIQRLTNPPIDVPKMVLPALHMIVVQNRNRRTGFRRTLQLAEITKNGDASIIKQLDMAKDQLVDVNEPQAIMDTIKLYTGMTKEQIVEDLREKMSILKWIVEKNINNVDRVGDIFRKYYARRSVQGDSK; from the coding sequence ATGGAAAAGGATGAAAGCCTAACAACACTCGATTCATACAAGCTGAATGTCTTTGATACTATTGTGGACATCACAGTATCCCGCAGTTTTTCCGGGTTTTCCTTCTACAACATCACAATCCAAAACATCACGCCGACGACAAATGTGATACTGCAGAAAATCAGGGATGAATTCGTCACAAAGGTAAACCTGGCGGATGTCCAAATCACGGATGAGTCGGGATTTGACGCAATGCGCGGCCAGTTCAAGAAGGAGATCCTGGTCCTGATCAGGAAATACTTTCCAAATGCCAACAGGAAAACAATGGACCTCCTGATGAACCAGATAATCAGGCAGAACATCGGGCTCGGGGACATTGAGATCCTGCTCAAGGATGCCAACCTTGAGGAGATTGCAATCAACACAAGCAAAGAGCCGCTATGGGTTTACCACAAAAAATACGGGTGGCTGAAGACCAACATCCTCATCCCGGAGGAAAACCGAATCAGGCACTATGCAACAATGATTGGAAGGGATGTCGGCAAGGAAATTACCCTGCTTAAGCCCCTCCTGGACGCCCATCTCCTGACTGGCGACAGGGTCAATGCAACACTATACCCTATTTCCACAAAAGGCAACACAATCACCATCAGGAAATTCGCGGAAAAGCCCTGGACAATCACTGACTTCATCAAGTCAAAAACAATTGACTATGAGACCTCTGCGATGATATGGCTGGCTGTGCAGAATGAGCTGTCGCTTTTGATATCCGGGGGCACAGGCTCAGGAAAAACAAGCATGCTGAATGTCTGCAGCGCATTCATCCCCATAAACCAGAGAATCATCTCAATAGAGGACACCCGCGAAATAACCCTGCCAAGCGACCTGCACTGGGTGCCACTGGAAACAAGGCTTCCGAATCCTGAAGGCAAGGGGGAAATCACAATGCTCGACCTTGTTGTCAACAGCCTCAGGATGAGGCCAGACAGGATAATCATGGGCGAAATCAGGAGAAAAAGGGAAGCTGAAGTTCTTTTCGAGGCCATGCACACGGGCCATTCAGTATATGGCACGCTCCACGCAAACAATGTCGAGGAAACTATCCAGAGGCTGACGAACCCGCCGATTGACGTGCCTAAGATGGTCCTGCCTGCCTTGCACATGATTGTCGTGCAGAACAGGAACAGGCGGACCGGGTTCAGGAGGACGCTGCAGCTTGCTGAAATCACAAAAAATGGAGATGCCAGCATCATCAAGCAGCTGGACATGGCAAAGGACCAGCTTGTGGACGTGAACGAGCCGCAGGCAATCATGGACACCATCAAGCTTTACACAGGCATGACAAAGGAGCAGATTGTCGAGGACCTCAGGGAAAAGATGAGCATTCTTAAGTGGATTGTTGAGAAGAATATCAACAATGTGGACAGGGTTGGTGACATTTTCAGGAAGTATTACGCGCGCAGGTCTGTCCAGGGTGATTCTAAATGA
- a CDS encoding type II secretion system F family protein: MIQYFAAQMFPHLKKDLRVAHIKEDPRAFIKKMALGSTYLSLALFAIVFFAFGRTTLPKYLLIAIFPFLYFVSFFFMMQYPQVVKRRRQKEIDREVLFAGRYLLVKIESGVPLFNALIDGSKSYGVMAKYFREIVEDIRTGVPIEIALENSREFSSSRQFRKILSELVTSLKTGVDVGQSLKSILKSISNEQMIEIKDYSKKLNGYIMIYMILAVVLPSLGMTMLVVVASFLALELSLTFILIAAGILIFVQFIFLTLFRSIRPNVNI, encoded by the coding sequence ATGATCCAGTATTTTGCCGCGCAAATGTTTCCCCATCTTAAAAAAGATTTAAGGGTTGCGCACATAAAGGAAGACCCGAGGGCGTTCATAAAAAAAATGGCCTTGGGATCAACCTACCTCTCCCTGGCACTCTTTGCCATAGTTTTTTTTGCGTTCGGCCGGACAACCCTCCCAAAATACCTGCTGATTGCAATTTTTCCATTCCTGTATTTTGTCTCTTTTTTTTTCATGATGCAGTACCCTCAGGTCGTGAAGAGGAGGAGGCAGAAGGAAATTGACAGGGAAGTGCTTTTTGCAGGTCGCTACCTTCTTGTCAAGATTGAAAGCGGCGTGCCGCTCTTCAATGCCCTGATTGACGGCTCAAAAAGCTACGGGGTCATGGCAAAATACTTCAGGGAAATTGTTGAGGATATCAGGACAGGCGTCCCCATAGAGATAGCCCTGGAAAACAGCAGGGAGTTCAGCTCTTCCAGGCAGTTCAGGAAGATTTTGTCAGAGCTTGTGACCTCGCTCAAGACAGGTGTGGATGTCGGGCAGAGCCTGAAAAGCATCCTGAAGAGCATTTCCAATGAACAGATGATTGAAATCAAGGATTATTCAAAAAAGCTCAACGGCTACATAATGATTTACATGATACTTGCTGTTGTGCTTCCCTCTCTCGGGATGACAATGCTGGTTGTGGTCGCGTCGTTCCTCGCTCTGGAACTTTCCCTGACATTTATTCTGATTGCGGCCGGCATTCTCATCTTTGTACAATTTATTTTCCTGACTTTGTTCAGGTCAATCAGGCCAAATGTGAACATTTAG
- a CDS encoding type II secretion system F family protein: MKFVLLEEFGKAFVPRKVRPKLRSYLLKAGVEETPYKLFGGLFYLSLAITAIIYIVYVLPYLNKTFGSTAVLIWTFIAWITIQLAIIGVIMLGIYSYLDMVIFNRTKKIEEILPEFLKYISENLRGGMSFDRALFSSIRPEYGILSNEVSLVAKRVMSGEDVEDALEDFMDKYDSPMLKRSFGLVIEGMKGGAPLADLMDRIQADLVETMELKSEMAATNSTYVIFLTSIVLFIAPGLFGLSFNLLLVFQKIAGTLSASTAGSQSSLPIRISSIQVDPEGFKTFSMIALGIIAVFTSMIISIIRKGNVKQGIKYIPVFAVVSISMYIIFRLIFLAVFGGLVGVT, from the coding sequence ATGAAATTTGTGCTGCTTGAGGAATTCGGAAAGGCATTTGTGCCGAGGAAGGTGAGGCCCAAGCTAAGGTCTTACCTTCTCAAGGCAGGCGTGGAGGAAACGCCATACAAGCTTTTTGGCGGATTGTTTTACCTTAGCCTTGCAATCACTGCCATAATCTACATTGTCTATGTCCTGCCTTACCTTAACAAGACATTCGGCTCAACCGCAGTCCTAATCTGGACCTTTATTGCCTGGATAACAATACAATTGGCCATTATCGGCGTGATTATGCTTGGCATTTACTCATACCTTGACATGGTCATATTCAACCGCACCAAGAAAATCGAGGAAATCCTGCCCGAGTTCCTGAAATACATAAGCGAAAACCTGAGAGGCGGAATGTCATTCGACCGCGCCCTGTTTTCATCAATAAGGCCCGAGTACGGCATTCTCAGCAATGAAGTCAGCCTAGTTGCCAAGAGGGTAATGTCCGGCGAGGATGTTGAAGACGCGCTTGAGGATTTCATGGACAAGTATGACTCCCCGATGCTGAAAAGGAGCTTCGGCCTTGTGATTGAAGGCATGAAAGGCGGGGCGCCGCTGGCCGATCTCATGGACAGGATACAGGCAGACCTTGTTGAGACCATGGAATTGAAAAGCGAGATGGCCGCAACCAACTCAACTTATGTGATCTTCCTTACATCAATCGTGCTTTTCATTGCGCCCGGCCTCTTCGGGCTGTCATTCAACCTTCTTCTCGTATTCCAGAAAATAGCAGGCACATTGAGCGCTTCAACCGCAGGGTCGCAGTCCAGCCTGCCAATTCGAATCAGCAGCATCCAGGTTGACCCTGAAGGGTTCAAGACATTTTCAATGATAGCGCTGGGGATAATCGCTGTTTTCACGTCAATGATTATCTCAATAATCAGGAAAGGGAATGTGAAGCAGGGAATCAAGTACATCCCTGTATTCGCGGTTGTCAGCATCTCCATGTACATAATCTTCAGACTTATTTTCTTGGCTGTCTTTGGCGGCCTTGTCGGGGTGACTTAA
- the tgt gene encoding tRNA guanosine(34) transglycosylase Tgt, with amino-acid sequence MGYLKFSLKSGDAKSSARTGLLKLKHGTIRTPELIPVATKATVKALSSDDLKGLGAQALICNTYHLMLKPGPAIVEKMGGLHKFMNWGRPLLTDSGGFQAFSLGLGIEHATGKMSLYFPEDNKGSRKPGKSTTYISDKGISFRSVYDNSRHFLTPASSIRIQEQLGADMILALDECTSPMSGREYTAKSLARTHRWAKESLDAHVTGQAIAGIVQGGHWKDLRKKSAKYIASLGFDSLAIGGSLGKSKNDMHKILEWTVPLLPESKPRHLLGIGVVEDIFEAVERGIDLFDCVGPTRQARAGYIYARPPLGNVQNKFKFKITAGKFAADPGPLDPNCQCRVCMNHSRAYVCHLFNSDELLAYSLASYHNVHFFMALMRDIRQSIQEKRFQRLKKEWGIL; translated from the coding sequence ATGGGGTATTTAAAGTTTAGCCTAAAATCAGGGGATGCGAAATCCTCTGCCCGTACAGGGCTGTTGAAGCTTAAGCACGGGACAATCAGGACGCCGGAGCTGATTCCTGTGGCAACCAAGGCGACTGTGAAGGCGCTTTCTTCCGATGACCTGAAGGGATTGGGAGCGCAGGCTCTCATCTGCAATACCTACCACCTGATGCTCAAGCCCGGCCCGGCAATAGTTGAAAAAATGGGAGGGCTTCATAAGTTTATGAACTGGGGCAGGCCCCTGCTCACCGACAGCGGCGGCTTCCAGGCATTCTCCCTTGGCCTGGGGATCGAGCATGCAACTGGCAAGATGTCCCTGTATTTTCCTGAGGACAATAAAGGCTCAAGAAAGCCGGGCAAGTCAACAACCTATATTTCTGACAAGGGAATCAGCTTCAGGTCTGTTTATGACAACTCAAGGCATTTTTTGACTCCGGCATCATCGATTAGAATCCAGGAGCAGCTTGGGGCTGACATGATTTTGGCATTGGATGAATGCACCTCCCCCATGTCGGGCAGGGAATACACGGCAAAAAGCCTTGCCAGGACCCACAGATGGGCAAAAGAGTCGCTGGATGCCCATGTGACAGGCCAGGCAATCGCAGGGATTGTGCAGGGCGGCCACTGGAAAGACCTTAGGAAAAAAAGCGCAAAATACATTGCATCCCTTGGCTTTGACAGCCTTGCAATAGGAGGCTCGCTTGGAAAGTCAAAGAATGACATGCACAAAATCCTTGAATGGACTGTCCCATTGCTTCCTGAAAGCAAGCCCAGGCATCTTCTTGGCATAGGTGTTGTCGAGGATATTTTTGAGGCAGTTGAAAGGGGCATTGACCTTTTTGACTGTGTCGGCCCAACACGGCAGGCACGGGCAGGCTATATTTATGCACGCCCCCCTCTAGGCAATGTTCAAAACAAGTTCAAGTTCAAGATTACTGCTGGAAAATTTGCAGCTGATCCCGGGCCCCTTGACCCAAATTGCCAGTGCAGGGTTTGCATGAATCATTCAAGGGCTTATGTCTGCCACCTGTTCAATTCAGACGAGCTTTTGGCATACAGCCTTGCGAGCTACCACAATGTGCATTTTTTCATGGCTTTGATGAGGGATATCAGGCAGTCCATCCAGGAAAAAAGGTTCCAGAGGCTGAAGAAAGAGTGGGGAATTTTGTGA
- a CDS encoding queuosine precursor transporter, whose amino-acid sequence MQNELLFAAEIIASFLLIILAYKLFGKIGLYVWTAMAVLLANLQVYKTIEIFGMVTALGNVIYSSTFLVTDILEEKHKVRDAQKAVWIGFFVLITTTLLMQLALMFIAHESDQTGSHLQALFQLFPRIAFASLTAYFISQFHDVWVFNTMRNLTNGKYLWLRNNVSTILSQLIDNTTFTLIAFWGVLEWQIIWEIWLTSIILKIIISISDTPFLYWAKRMKKVGILS is encoded by the coding sequence ATGCAGAATGAACTCTTATTCGCAGCTGAAATCATTGCCAGCTTCCTGCTTATAATACTTGCCTACAAGCTCTTTGGCAAGATTGGGCTTTATGTCTGGACCGCAATGGCAGTGCTGCTCGCAAACCTGCAGGTCTACAAGACAATAGAGATTTTCGGAATGGTGACCGCTTTAGGCAATGTCATCTATTCTTCCACATTCCTGGTCACTGATATCCTTGAGGAGAAGCATAAGGTTAGGGATGCCCAAAAAGCTGTTTGGATTGGCTTTTTTGTGCTAATAACAACCACCCTTCTCATGCAGCTTGCACTGATGTTCATTGCCCATGAGTCCGACCAGACGGGCAGCCACCTTCAGGCGCTTTTCCAGCTGTTCCCCAGGATTGCATTTGCCAGCCTGACCGCATACTTCATTTCGCAGTTCCATGATGTCTGGGTTTTCAATACCATGCGAAACTTGACCAACGGCAAGTATCTCTGGCTGCGAAACAATGTCTCAACTATCCTGAGCCAGCTGATAGACAATACCACATTCACATTAATCGCATTCTGGGGCGTGCTCGAATGGCAGATTATTTGGGAAATTTGGCTGACATCAATAATACTAAAAATAATTATTTCTATATCAGACACCCCCTTCCTGTACTGGGCGAAAAGAATGAAGAAAGTGGGAATCCTGTCGTAG
- a CDS encoding MscL family protein gives MKMIREFMEFLNEYKVIGVAVAFIMAAAVTTLVQSLVNSIIMPIVTPFIPGGAWQTATFAMGPVILSWGAFLAALLNFVIIALVVFIIAKKVLKEEKVTKK, from the coding sequence ATGAAAATGATAAGAGAATTCATGGAATTTCTGAATGAGTATAAGGTGATTGGCGTTGCCGTAGCCTTCATAATGGCAGCAGCCGTGACAACACTGGTCCAGAGCCTGGTGAACAGCATCATCATGCCAATTGTGACGCCTTTCATACCTGGCGGGGCATGGCAGACTGCAACTTTTGCCATGGGCCCGGTAATCCTGAGCTGGGGCGCATTCCTGGCCGCACTGCTCAACTTTGTGATAATCGCATTGGTTGTGTTTATCATAGCAAAAAAAGTCCTTAAAGAGGAGAAAGTCACAAAGAAGTGA